atatattctttactaaataaaaaatgcatcttgttttatattttatacagatTGGAGGCGTATGACAGAAATTTAGACTTTAAGGGATAACCTATTCTGCTACCCGAGCCATTGGACACTGACTGGCCAGAGTCGGGCTTCCACCAATTGCAGTTAGAACACAGAATTCTTCTGCCAAAACTGTCAAGGCCACAGATCGATGGCTATTTCAAATACAGAGAGGCCACAGACAAGAACATCACTTCAGATATCAAGGCTTTACAAAACGGACAGTTGCTGTACAACAGTAAAAGAATTAGAGCCTGTCGCATAGGTGTAAAAGGACAAGACTTGTTTTTCACTGGTATAGTTTCAGCAGCAATGAGACGTAATGTAACATAAAGCTACAAGCTTAAACTTCGCAAAGAAAATGGGGAAGTTTTAAATAGTCACTGTGAATGCCCTGCTTGAAAAGGACCGCATGGTACATGCAAACACCTTGCTGCCGTGCTGATTATACTATGCAAAGGACATGTACTGAAATACTTTAGACATTCCAGAAGCCAAAGAAACAGTATTCTGGGACACCTTTAAAGGCAGAGGATCTGCcaggaaacaaacaaacaaataaatttcagGATCCAAGACCCCCTGCTTTCAGAAATTGCGCAAACTACAGAGATCATGTGAGGAACacagtttttaattattgttcaaatacgTCTAAAGACTTAGCCTTCCGCTACATATGGGGCAAAGCAGATATACAGTCTGCAGGAAGGAAAAATGACTACCTCCGCAGACCACTCCTGGAACAGTGGGTAGATAACGCCCAACACATTAGCCCGGAACAGATAGTCGCAATAGACCGGAGGACCAGATCGCAGGCTGACAACCACACATGGCGGGAGCAATGTCTCTGGAGAGTAACTGCATCCAGATTTGGGGAAATTTGCAAGTTGACAGCTACGAAGAACATGAACAAAGTATGCAAATCTGTAATGACTTCTTCGAATCTTCATAGCAAACCTATAATACATGGCAAGCAGTGTGAAGAAACGGCGCGTAAAAAATTGAAGCTGAAACGGGACTCACAGTGCAGCGTGAGACTGTACATCTGCCATCAAAAAACCGTATTTAGCCTTCACACCTGATGGCGTCATCAGCGACACTACGATCAGAGAAATTAAATGTCCATACAGTGGGAGAGACATGTTCATTAAACCTGGAAAATTATTTCCTTTCTTGGAATATGACTCACAGGGTAATATCGTATTGAGACAAACCAGCAACTATTACTATCAGATTCAAGGACAGTTgtatatcagtaaaataaagTATTGCAACTTCATCGTTTATACATTCAAGGGCATCATGTTTCAAAAGGTTGAACTTGACAATGATTATTGTGAAGGCAGTTTAATACCAAAGTTAACACTGTTCTATGAGAAGTATTTAAGACAATATATAGCGGTTCACTACTGATACAAAGACAGGAAAGCTCAGTTTTACTCACTTCATTACATGAATAAAGGCACGATGTATTAAGTATGTGCATTAAAACGTGACATAATCATGCTAATGTGTGTGTctgaaattataaaatcatCACTTTATATctgtctttatttttattgagtATCCACTAACTTTTCTGGGTTGTTGTGAAGTCTTCACTTCTGAAATGTTTATGACAAACAACATCGTGCTTTGATGGTGACCATAACTTCATTTTATTACCATGCACACCCTTCTTTACTGCTACGCTCCATTTATTCTTGAATCCTTTGTCTTTCGGAAAATGAAACCCCCCAAACCCATTACAAAGTGGAACACAACAGTAATTCACCATTTCTAAGACTGCGGTGTTAATCAGTTTACTTTGCAATATAAACCTTACCTTATTAATTAGATCAGGTCAATTGATTACATACTCTGCATTCTCCCATTGTAATTCAATGTAAACCAGCTGTACACAGAGATAGCCAGCATACAGGTGTGTACCTCTTATTTGTCAGGGGCACTGCAGAGATAAATGGACTATCTAGAAACTCTCCCATTGCTGccaataatacactttattcCTAGTTTTGCGTTGTAACACATGTTATGGATATTTCCTTTCATAGCGGTAATCGAGCCTAGCCCGGCCGGCTTATCTTGGTTTCGGATTCATGTTACATATTGTTTGTCAATCtttatgttgaatattttgaaaatatcttaaaaagcAAATTTCACATTGTGTTAGACTTGCGAAACAAATGATGAAACGATAAtttgcaattatatttatttctcaaaTAGTACCAAATAAAGAACAAAGACAATTTACCAAACGAAATCCGAAATCACGTGAAATAGAGAACGGTCTGAGTGAACAAGTGATTGTTAAAGCGTACACGACTTAAGTACCCGAAAATTGTATCGTACAATcgtataaaacaaataattcatataaacttaaaaattaaCGTATGATACTTAATGACACAATCAGATCATAACCTGCAAATCGAAGCATTTCCACTGAGGTAAGATACGATCATGCGACGTAGCTCGACAAAGTAACGGtttgaaattatacatttatagatataaatcgatgtgtgtgtatatatatatatatatcgatttatatctataaatgtGTAGGGGTTGTCTTTCACTAACCCTCTACAAACTCATAACAAACGTTTTTATCTTATCTCACTGAATAGCAACGTTGAAAGTTGAATATGTTGAAAACGGCACCTTTATGTATACATCAATTGCCAATATCCGTTAAGACAAAACAACGCCATCAGATCATATCAACAGGCAACTTGCTTAAGCATTATAGCTCTCAATGCATGCATCGTATATGGACTTGCTTTACTGTTGCCCCGTTAAGGGATAATTAACGACGTTAAAAGTTTCTATGTATACACTTGAGTTTTAAATGGCGCGGCGATGTTATGGATCTACAtctgttgttgcttttttaatGGTTTGTGCAGCCCTTGTAAGTGTTATTAATGTAGGGCAATTAAGTGTCTTTCTTAGAACGAAACGGCATACTGCTTATGGGCCGGATACCGGTTTATATTCTATAGGATATACATTAAGAGGAAATTTGTCTATGGAATCTTGTCAGGCTGTTCCAGATTCACTTGGTAAGACGAGTTAATACTAGTAAATACAAAGTTCATTACGCATGTCATGTTTGGAATTTACGGACTCAATGAAAATTTAGTATATTTCATGCGTGTGTTAAGTTTTAATGTTGAGTTATCAAATTGTGAGTATGTAACTTTGGATGTCTTTTAAGACCTATTGCATTAAAGTTTTGTTACTGgggttgttttttcatttagtttaaGGTAGCACatccctaatgaaaacctccacttgaaactctttattttaattctttagCATATGTTGTTAAGAACATGACTAAAAATCTTTTgaaagtttcaaaatattggtTCGAATCCAGGCAGAAGcacacaatatatttgtttatttaattcttctttgctacattttttttacaaacgttgatattatgtttttactaaaatgtaattaaatgcatttttacacataaatataagcttctgtgaagattttataacttgcaggcacggctgaaataggtggttagaaattacaaacttttttttttaatgagacggtaaaacattttgttttttggcctTCTCCgataccaaattattaccaaaatgctgaaaaataaatgaaataaaggattgCTCTTGTCTCTCGgatgatgttgtttttatcgACAGTTCTGAAATGGGGGTACTAatgtaattcaaatttgaataaaattgttatttgacggtttttgtttttgaatccaggaaatgatacacattaatattaattatcaagctgatcatagtttaTAATGGTGCCCATAAGGGTTGTGCTACTTTAACTTATAATTTGACTTAATGTTTTGAACACATCGAGTGACAACGCTTGCGGAAgactttttaacaaaaagaacCTGGTATATAATTCTCGACGTCAAGCCCGTTCCTTACAATATGTTTTACGTTGTGCAATGCCCTACCACGTTCTGAAATCAGGACCGTCAGAACAGCTTCAATGTGGTTTAATCTATTTTGTTATTGATACACATGCTGTTTTGTCTTATAGTAGGAAAACTTAACATTGACCTTGGGGCGGCACTAAAATCTCCAACGCCTTCGAAATACCAGGATATGTTGCCAGGTGGCGCATGGAGTCCGAAGAGCTGCGTATCTCGGCAACGGATATCAATCATCATACCTTTTCGTGACAGGCAGGCACATTTGGACATTTTAGTATACAATCTTGTTCCGGTATTGAAACGACAAAAAGTTGCCTTCCGGATATTTGTGGTAGAACAGGTaattatgtatgtgtatgttaattatattcaaaacagcaaaaacacatctacaacaatataattttaccATTGTCAACAAGTCTTATGtccgaattcagaacaatcactctcactcacactcagtgagttaatcctctgtaatcgcataacggtcgagatattttcgagtgaaaggtatatgcgtattcacaggtgtgagtgagactcaagtgttttgcgtgtgtgggacatttgtgagtgctcggctagaCCACTTGAACCGCCCTTGAAGATTGGTTTTTAATACGAATTGAATAAGTGTGAGTGATAAAAGTACATGACAAGTAGaaaaggtgaaatatataagatatttgGAACAAATCAGGGACATCCTCGTTTCCTaacaatatttaagagaccggtataatccattgaagtacatgtacttcaataatGAGGCcatctataaaaaaataaagttttcaaaaagatGCGCCAATCATATAGTTGTTTTGTTTCGTAATGTTCTTGAACGCCCAGCAAAGTTGAAAGTTGCAATTCCTCGATGGCTGCAAAGACAGGCAGCTAAATGTACGCGAAGTAAGCAGCCTGGCGGCATGACGTAagcagcctagcggcgtgattttggcggactagcggcctaaGTTTATTCTCTTTTTCAAGGTTAGTGTTCATGCGTTTAATTaggaaatatgataaatcaatgtttttatttgtacattaacatagcggccttaaattgttttctacttcaaagcatttttatatgagttttttcttaaacattgctaaaataattgttttcctatgCAAATTTCATCACGCTggagcatttttttgcaaagAGTTGATCAAGCAGTCCAGCGGCCTAACGGCGTAAATAtagcggcctggtggcctagcggcttaaataaaacaacagcaGCCCTGAAAAAGGGGGAAATGCTAGTATTCGCTAAAGCATGTCGATTTATGAatagaaacatttaatttatcattgttttagaaaggaacgcatataaaatgctttggattggaaaacaattttaagGCGCTAGCCACATGAGGCAGCTatgccgccaggccgctaactttacgccgctaggccaatTCAGAGGGTGGTCAGggaattgatgttttttttccagcctacattcagtTGGATTATCATTATCcacattatcattattattattattattattattattattattattattattattattattattattattattattattatttacacaatgatcatcatcagcagcagcagcagcagcacaatcaccaccaccaccatcaccaccgccgccgccgccaacaccaccaccaccaccaccagctcCACtaccatatcatcatcatcattattattattttattaatattattgttattatcattattattattagtagtagtagtagtagtagtagtagtagtagtagtagtagtagtagtagtagtagtagtagtagtagtagtagtagtagtattattattattattattattattattcaaactCCCAAGACCGCTTTCTGCAGATTACAAAAGCAAGAttgtatatgatatttaaatcaGGTGAGACAATGGAAACCggttatacatttaaaacaacaacaacaacatgcatttaaacgcaTTTTGCAAAAGTGATTTACAATCCAAAACgttcatttttattaaccaattattttaaaatgtaaatttcagtttcagaataacaattattgtattttttgtcgCCATATCTACCAATAAGGTACTGAAATCTccaataaacatatgtttacaatgtataacaCCATAACAccaccatagtcaaacagataatctgatatgatcatgtaaacatacatgtatatatactgttatggtcacttgatgaagtggagtgttagcgaggcttgtgaatacgaacagatcacttgagtctcactccccttattccactcaagtgatctTTGAGTGTCCgtcccttacgggaatgtggttggagtgtgagtgagagttgATGTTTTGAATTCGGCCCTTACCCAGGCAGAATcgcaaatatattaatattatagaGTTGCCCTGATTGTCATAAGGACGTCATgatgttcataaaaaaataagcaattgGCAACAACTGTCCGCACCTCGTATTACCAATATAGgtacatttaatgcaaaacatatattttgagaaGCGTGAAACACGTATCAGTAGTaatcaaaattatgtttcagtTTGGTAacaaaaccttcaacaaagGTCGGCTAATGAACATCGGGTTTACGGAAGCGCGGAAGCACGATGAGTTTGACTGCTTCATCTTCCACGACGTCGATCTCATACCGGAAGACGACAGGAATATGTACACGTGCTCTGATAACCCTCGTCACATGTCCCCGGCCCTGGATAAGTTTAATTATACGTGAGTAGAATAGCATTGTTGATTGCACCTGTTTGTAGTGGTTACCGCTGTATTGAGGCTAACAGAGTCAACGGCTCTGCAGACGCCATTGTGATTCTGTCCTGCATACCTGGGCGGACGCGCatcaacacacacacacgcacaaacGATATTTTTAGAAGTGTTTCCCATGGTAAAATGTCCGGCTAAAATACGGTTAGTTGCGCAAGGCTTTattcgtttgtttgtttgtttgtttgtttttcatttgaagAAGCATAATTATAGCGATGGAAGTGGATATAAATcaactttaaatagaaatagtCATTTAAAAGCATGCTGCAAGTTGTGTATGTTCATGGTTTAGGGATAACCTAATTCATAGCAAAGCCTAATAAATGCGGAggtatcaatttatttttcatttatatacctggagatttgtcaatatttacattttccgtATTGCACAAGCGGGACGCCATTTGACCAAaagtaaatgatttattttatataacgGACGTCAACAGCCGTCAACACATTATTCACCTCAGTCTCAGCAACCACAagttatttctgtagtttttcgcataaatataatcatgtgaCATCTATTTTCGGAATCAGATTGTGTACTTGCTGTTTAAAGTGCTTGTTTTAATGAGATCTTTATACATTTGCAGTACGATAaagataaaaagtatttttcatgaaaactaGATTGGCTTCaaaattcgaaaaaaatatatccCTTTCAAATACTTTACCAGCTCCCTGAGTAGGCAATCTGCGTATGTGCAGTACGATTCAACAACGATTTAAGAAAGCAGTTCAATATTCATTAGgcatacacaattataaaatgtCTTGTTCGGCACAAAGTGTAAACTTCTAAGAACCGCATATGTATGATGAATAAGATCAGACAAAAGCTTATAACTTTTTTGACGGCTtgttaatatatcaatgatCCTTATCGGCTTCTTTCAGGTTATCAGGTAATAATGCTTGAATAACGGGCCCTTTTCAGAGGAAGAATATGCGATTATGCAATGGAGCGGCTATATTACAGATGGCTGAGGAAGGCCAAATTTTTCACATTAAACATTGTCTAGGTCGTGTTTTTcttgtatttattgtgtttcaGATTGCCGTAAATGGCGCTAGTGGGAGAAGTTCTCAGCATCAAGgcagaacattttttaaaacgtCGTGTATTGCAGAATGCTGTACAAGAgtctggtgggtggggtactCAGCTTCCGGGATAAACATTTCACCAAAGTAAATGGCTATTCGAACCTTTACTGGGGCTGGGGTGCTGAGGATGACGATATGCACAAAAGGTAAACAGGCTTGAATAGGATTTTACATTAATGAAAGTATCAATTAAGCATATCAACGACTGCAGAAACAATGTTTTCGTGCACTCATGAATCAAAGATATTTACGGAAATGGAGTGATTCCGTGCAGAGCCTACACCTAAAGATATGAAGTTCGCAGACTCGGTCATACTGTTCCAAAGTCATGGTTGAGTCAATGGTAGGTGcaatatgtcatatttttttaaactttgccACAATGGCAAATAACAAGGCAATCTACTTTTCCGTCCTGTCATTGAAAGTTTTTAATCGCATCAAGCTTATTTTTGATGACATCAAAGCATATGAATGTATACTGGGAAGGAGACATGTTTGTATGTGCTGTTACTATATCTGtgatgtaaaaatgtaaacgaaAAGGTAGATCAAGTAGATCAAGCAGGTTCAGTAAGTTTCAGAAATCACAAACAGTTCAACTCCTATACAGATGGAAAGTAGGCCATGGCCTGATATTGATTAACCATAATTCACTTTCGTGTGTTAAAGACAAAAGGAAAACCCCAAGTAACTATGAGAAATCATTTCCCTTATTTCTGTAATTTGCCGCATGATGCTCATATTATAAGTTAACGCATAagttaaacatatattcaaCTACTGTAGAGTCTACTTCTGATTTTTGtgttaaagttttaaaagtTCTACGGCCATTTTAGTTTCTATAAATGTTCATTGGAGCGTTTAAACAAATAGTTAAGATTGCTAAATTTACCTGGTCAATCGTAATTAAACAGctcaattaaatttatttattaaaagtgcCTATAAGTTATTAGTTGTGAACCTTATCTGGCAAGTTGTCAAGCATTAGAGGATTATAATCTCTAGTACACAACGTTACATTGTAATTACATTCCGACTTTTTAGTTTGTTAAAATTCAATAGAACaaaactacatatatatatatatatatatatatatatatatatatatatatatatatatatatatatatatatatatatatatatatatatatatatatatatatatatatatatatatatgtattgttaagtggttttatttgttttatgatgttgtATTTTCTAGACTTTCAGCCTCGAAGTTAAGTGTTGAACGGCCCTCAATTACTATTGGACGgtatacaatgataaaacacgACAAAAAAGATGTTTCCTCAGTCAGGTTAGCAACCATATATTTACTTTGtcatataatcaaataaatacaaggACAACCCCAGTGGCGCATCGTGTAACCAAGATAGTGTTCGGATGCATACAGTACAAAGCCCAGCATACaacatatacacaaatacaaattaacGTTATCAGTAAATATTCGGTTACTGCCTTGGCACAGGTAGtgaaaagtgtttaaaaaatcacttgGAGGGTTAAACCAGTTGAAGAGACAATTATAGTtcgtatttgtatttgtgttgcCTTAGATCTATGAGAATGCATGcataacatgaaatattcaaataaacttcaTTATGTTAAGGCTGTTAAAACTTTGTGGCTGAATTGCAATTTACAGTTATATGTCCCTTTCTTCGAGTCCACCTTACCAATTTAGCTAGAGTCCGTGTACTTAGCTATTGAATAAATACTGGAAGTGGTAATAAAACTTTTCACAagatattgatttcaaaataataaaaaaaaccattTCTATTGGGTTTTGTTAAGTGTATCAGGAGTATATGTTTaccttttaacaatttcaagcCTTTAATAAGGAGAAGATGTTGGCACTTTAAGGCAGTGTTCAGCACACGTTATGTatataagtataattataatgtatcTACCTTCTACCTCTTGATATAGTACTGCTCTGTATAAGTACATACTAATAAACGTTTTTTCTTTCAGATTGAGCCTGTTAAAAACATCGACAACACGATACTTAAAAGACGGCCTCAATACTTTGGAGTACAAATTGGTTGAAACCCGGCTTGAGAAGTTGTGGACACGTATAATAGCGAATGTGGGTGATCCCCCGAAAAATCAGACCGAGAATCCGCTTTGATAACATAGAAGTTCTCGAAATagtattacaaatattttggatttgttTCCTGTGCCATTTAACATTGTGACACAACTGTCACCTATGGTACTTTAATGACTTCGTTTTCTGTATTTTTACTctacctttaaatattttgacctCACTGCCTTTAACATTGTCAGCTCACTTTAATAACTTTGTTTtctgttgttgattttatttctatGCCTTTAATCATTATTGCCCGACTTTTACCTATGATTCTGTTATATCTTGTTTTCCGATAGTCCTTgcagtttcaaaatatttatttgcttcatgcAAAGGCTATTGTGAAGGTATTTAATATCAAACCTTTTTCAATCCTATTGTCAGTCTTCATTGAACGAACGAAGCATATGCTGGTTAATGCTACTGCGCAATCCGATGGACTACAAGTATCTTAGATCTAATTAAGACTAATATTTAATACTACCGTGCTTTTCGATCCCTCTTAAACGTTAACAACTGACCTCCTTaatcaaatgcaaaataaaaagcATAAAAGCATTATACGACCAAaaatttacacctcaactttcattccttaaatgaactgcctttcggcaattgcgtttatcaaccGATggacgcaacatcttcggatatgttcggatcgcaattttTCGCATAAcgatatacatgaaaactattgatcttgttattgtttgtattgtgtcagcaggtacCGTAAACTATAAATCAACAGTTTAGaaagtgttgatttattttatttaattgtatatatattgttgccataagtgtttcaattttacgttttaagtGTTTCAAGTAGTTGAACTTTTCCCGCTTTATTGTGatgtaatttgtaaaaaatgtttccggttaaaAAGGATaattgaaaggttttcttaaatgaaatgaagtatttattaacaattattgaatgaaatgataAACTATTCGTGTtgatataagtaatgaattgcgggattgaggtcattatcggggtatgaacgcattGGGCAGGCCAAAGTgtactccacgcgtactttgaccagcccaattaacattcaataattgttaaaaaatacttcattttctgtatttttactCTACCTTTAAATATTTCGACCTCACTGCCACCTCGGGAACTGTTTTATCTGATATTTTGACTGCTGTGCCTTTAACAATGAATGAAttgtggggttgatgtcattatcggggatatgaacgcaattgggctagTCAAAGTATTCCATGTACGTCTGTAGCCAGCCCCTGTGTGAGGTTGGTATTCATGTTCATCTGTAGCCCGCCCCTGTGTAAGGTCGGTTTTCCATGTACATCCGTAGCCCGCCCCAGTGTAAGGTCGGTTTTCCATGTACATTTGTAGCACGCCACTGTGTCAGGGCAATTTTCCATGTACATCCGTAGTCCGACCCTGTGTAAGGTCGGTTTTCCATGTACATCCGTAGTCCGACCCTGTGTCAGGTCGGTACTCTATGTATATCGGTATTCGCCCATGTGTAAGGTCGATATTCCATTTACATCAGTAATCCGTCCCTGTTTTAGGTCGGTattcaatgtatacatgtataccgcACCTGTGTAATCTTCTAATTCGATGTGTATCTGAAGGCCGCACCTGTGTTACACACCCGCATTTGAAAACTCTTATTGCTCTTTACAAATGTAATCggattttcttttattacttGCAACATTCGACAAAGACGGATCAAAAAGTTTCACTATccgaatatttaaggaatgaattgagGGGTCGATGTCATTGGGGCGGCTACCGATGTAAATGGAATACTGAGCATACACTGGGGCGGGCTGCCGATGTACATGGAATACCGACCATACACAGTGGCAGACTACATATGTACATGGAAAACCGACCAAACACTGGGGCGGGCTACCGATGTAAATGGAATATTGACCATTCACTGGGGTGGGCT
The DNA window shown above is from Mya arenaria isolate MELC-2E11 chromosome 6, ASM2691426v1 and carries:
- the LOC128239180 gene encoding beta-1,4-N-acetylgalactosaminyltransferase bre-4-like — translated: MARRCYGSTSVVAFLMVCAALVSVINVGQLSVFLRTKRHTAYGPDTGLYSIGYTLRGNLSMESCQAVPDSLVGKLNIDLGAALKSPTPSKYQDMLPGGAWSPKSCVSRQRISIIIPFRDRQAHLDILVYNLVPVLKRQKVAFRIFVVEQFGNKTFNKGRLMNIGFTEARKHDEFDCFIFHDVDLIPEDDRNMYTCSDNPRHMSPALDKFNYTMLYKSLVGGVLSFRDKHFTKVNGYSNLYWGWGAEDDDMHKRLSASKLSVERPSITIGRYTMIKHDKKDVSSVRLSLLKTSTTRYLKDGLNTLEYKLVETRLEKLWTRIIANVGDPPKNQTENPL